The Fortiea contorta PCC 7126 genome has a segment encoding these proteins:
- a CDS encoding GumC family protein, with protein MENHYSRIFNHNHQSKLPLKFVDEPALTPLDYPRDDGNVREFISMLRRRSLIIIGVTTAVMITFVLNMKLSQQTPEYEGNFRLLVEPVNEDNKALEIIKETNTGQTNLDYESQIQVLKSPEIMGSIIKKVQVRYPDINYDFLLKYLKITRLNETKIIQVSYRSQDSQQVKFVLDTIAKDYIKYSSEKRQSKLSQGINFVEKKLPSIQKQVDSIQQELQTFRQKYDFFDPENQGSQIAIQFNSLSEQRQKIEQELAQARANFTSLKQKDGEIAALNNAALYQQLLIQVHQLDTQISSESSRLQPENPTIQTLQEKRESLLPLLNQESQRFLNVKFAEILTQVQALEFQSQQLAKIEKILEQKRKQWPVLSRQYAELQRKLQTSTESLNRFLSIQENLQIQISQTKLGWQLIQAPGQPQKAIFVAGIARSLLLALGTSIVCGIGVALLLEKIDRTHHSIQTLKKQLKFPLLGNIPFEKQITNNQYRIFSKKIRKIKSKNTPSTIIPKLTVIPYQDYKNYSPEFLEALQVLYCNLQLLESDRSIHSLIISSAMPRDGKSTIALHLAQIATAMGRRVLLVDANLRQPIIHKLLGLNNSWGLSNLITSNLPVGETIQQLPTLNQLSVITAGAITSEPIKLLASSNMKQIMADFHDNFDLVIYDTPCLSGLADASFLASNTDGILLVVRIDKTDSTIIERALDHLKIASVNVLGVVSNGQKGNSHNY; from the coding sequence ATGGAGAATCATTACTCTCGCATTTTCAATCACAATCACCAAAGCAAACTTCCCCTTAAATTTGTTGACGAGCCAGCTTTAACACCGCTTGATTATCCCAGAGATGATGGAAATGTTCGAGAATTTATAAGTATGCTGCGGCGGAGATCGCTAATAATTATTGGTGTAACTACTGCTGTGATGATAACTTTCGTTCTCAACATGAAACTGAGCCAGCAAACACCAGAATATGAAGGTAATTTTCGACTCTTAGTGGAACCTGTTAATGAAGATAATAAAGCATTAGAGATAATTAAAGAAACTAATACAGGACAGACTAATCTGGACTATGAAAGTCAGATACAGGTGTTGAAAAGCCCAGAAATAATGGGTAGTATAATTAAAAAGGTACAAGTTCGTTATCCAGATATCAATTACGATTTTCTACTTAAATATTTAAAAATTACTCGTTTAAATGAAACTAAAATTATACAAGTTAGTTATCGCAGTCAAGATTCCCAGCAGGTGAAATTTGTTTTAGACACTATTGCTAAAGATTACATCAAATATAGTTCAGAGAAACGACAAAGCAAATTGAGTCAGGGAATTAATTTTGTCGAAAAAAAATTACCATCTATCCAAAAACAAGTTGATTCTATCCAACAAGAACTACAAACATTTCGACAAAAATATGATTTTTTTGATCCTGAAAATCAAGGCTCACAAATTGCTATTCAATTCAATTCTTTATCTGAACAGAGACAAAAAATAGAGCAAGAGTTAGCCCAGGCTCGTGCTAATTTTACTAGCCTCAAACAAAAAGACGGAGAAATAGCGGCGTTGAATAACGCTGCACTATATCAGCAATTGTTAATTCAGGTACACCAATTAGATACGCAAATTTCTAGCGAATCTAGCCGCTTACAACCAGAGAATCCAACTATCCAAACATTACAAGAGAAACGAGAAAGCTTATTACCGTTACTTAATCAAGAATCACAGCGTTTTTTAAATGTCAAGTTTGCAGAAATATTAACTCAGGTACAAGCACTAGAATTTCAAAGTCAACAGCTAGCGAAAATAGAAAAAATTTTAGAACAAAAACGCAAGCAATGGCCGGTTTTATCACGACAGTATGCAGAATTACAGCGAAAATTACAAACTAGTACTGAGAGTTTAAATAGGTTTCTATCTATTCAAGAAAACCTGCAAATACAGATATCACAAACAAAACTTGGTTGGCAATTAATTCAAGCACCAGGACAACCACAAAAAGCCATTTTTGTTGCAGGTATAGCTAGGAGTTTGTTATTAGCATTGGGTACAAGCATAGTTTGTGGAATTGGTGTTGCTTTGCTGCTTGAGAAAATTGATCGTACTCACCATAGTATCCAAACTTTAAAAAAACAACTTAAATTTCCATTATTAGGAAATATCCCCTTTGAAAAGCAAATTACCAATAACCAATATCGAATTTTCTCCAAAAAAATTCGCAAAATTAAGTCAAAAAATACACCATCGACAATTATTCCTAAATTAACTGTCATTCCCTATCAAGATTACAAAAACTACTCACCAGAGTTTTTAGAAGCTTTACAAGTGCTGTATTGCAATCTACAATTACTTGAGAGCGATCGCTCCATTCATTCTCTAATTATTAGTTCTGCAATGCCTCGTGATGGTAAGTCTACAATTGCTTTGCATTTAGCGCAAATAGCTACAGCCATGGGACGACGAGTACTATTAGTAGATGCTAATTTACGCCAACCTATAATTCATAAATTACTAGGTTTAAATAATTCATGGGGACTGAGTAATTTAATTACTAGTAACTTACCAGTTGGGGAAACAATACAACAATTGCCAACGCTCAATCAATTATCTGTGATTACCGCCGGTGCCATCACATCAGAACCAATAAAGTTGCTTGCTTCGTCCAATATGAAGCAGATAATGGCAGATTTTCATGACAATTTCGACCTAGTAATTTATGATACTCCCTGTTTATCTGGGCTGGCTGACGCTAGTTTTTTAGCATCTAACACTGATGGTATTTTGTTAGTTGTGAGGATTGACAAGACAGATTCGACAATTATAGAACGTGCTCTTGATCATCTGAAAATTGCCTCTGTGAATGTTTTGGGCGTTGTTAGTAACGGACAAAAGGGTAATTCCCACAATTATTAA
- a CDS encoding Tex family protein, with protein MLNIPELLATELNLKPYQVQNALELLAEDATIPFIARYRKERTGEMNEVQLRDLSDKYNYLRELEERKIVILNAIATQGKLSDELQAKIASCLQKTELEDLYLPYRAKRRTRATIAREKGLEPLAELIKSLNVKNPVSATLETAAENYVSPEKAVKTAVEALKGAADILAEEVAEKAELRAYIREYMHETGVFVSRIKGDYPEGTTKFEMYRNYQNRVKNIAPHNILALRRGETEGILNFEISFDEDVVLSYLESQEIKTKVKAIRDFYQTMLKDAFNRLMKASLMGEVITEKKAYADVESIKTFETNLRELLLSAPAGMKPTLAIDPGFRTGCKVAVLDQTGKFLEYQAVFPHQAAEQRTKAAQTIKNLIVNYQIELIAIGNGTASRETEEFVSQALQSIEHKPIKVMVNESGASIYSASKVAIEEFPNLDITVRGAISIGRRLQDPLAELVKIDPKSIGVGQYQHDVDQKLLKKKLDETVESCVNYVGVDLNTASKELLTFVSGITPTIANNIVTYRNEHGAFRNRRQLLKVSKLGPKAFEQAAGFLRIRNGENPLDNTSVHPERYGLVEAIAADLHVSLNQVTQIAEKLQKTNLKKYVTDSVGEPTLRDILSELEKPGRDPRAEFKYASFQEGITEIKDLQVGMELEGIITNVANFGAFVDIGVHQDGLVHISQLADKFVDDPKKIVKVGQVVKVKVLEVNEKLRRISLSMKLVKQ; from the coding sequence ATGCTGAACATTCCTGAATTATTGGCAACTGAACTCAACCTCAAACCCTATCAGGTGCAAAACGCGCTGGAACTTTTAGCGGAGGATGCAACAATTCCCTTTATTGCACGTTACCGTAAAGAGCGCACTGGTGAGATGAACGAAGTCCAATTGCGTGACTTGTCAGATAAGTATAATTACTTAAGAGAATTAGAAGAACGAAAAATAGTTATCTTAAATGCGATCGCCACACAAGGTAAACTGAGCGACGAACTGCAAGCTAAAATCGCATCCTGCCTGCAAAAAACTGAACTTGAGGACTTATACTTACCCTATCGAGCCAAGCGCCGCACCCGCGCCACAATCGCCAGGGAGAAAGGATTAGAACCCCTAGCGGAGTTGATTAAATCGCTGAATGTAAAGAATCCGGTGTCAGCGACTCTCGAAACCGCAGCCGAAAATTACGTTTCTCCAGAAAAAGCAGTTAAAACAGCCGTAGAAGCACTCAAAGGTGCTGCCGACATTTTAGCGGAAGAAGTAGCAGAAAAAGCTGAGTTACGGGCATATATCCGTGAATACATGCACGAAACAGGGGTATTTGTCTCTCGCATCAAAGGCGATTATCCAGAAGGGACAACAAAATTTGAAATGTACCGTAACTATCAGAATCGTGTGAAAAATATTGCCCCTCACAATATATTGGCATTGCGTCGAGGAGAAACTGAAGGCATATTAAACTTTGAAATTTCCTTTGACGAAGATGTAGTACTTTCCTATTTAGAATCCCAGGAAATTAAAACCAAAGTTAAAGCAATTCGTGACTTTTATCAAACCATGCTCAAAGATGCATTCAATCGGTTGATGAAAGCGTCCCTCATGGGAGAAGTTATAACCGAAAAGAAAGCCTATGCTGATGTTGAATCTATCAAAACCTTTGAAACAAATTTACGGGAATTACTATTATCTGCACCAGCGGGAATGAAACCCACCCTCGCCATTGACCCAGGGTTTAGAACTGGATGTAAAGTAGCAGTACTAGATCAAACTGGTAAATTTTTAGAATATCAAGCAGTGTTTCCCCATCAAGCAGCTGAACAACGCACAAAAGCCGCGCAAACTATCAAAAACCTGATTGTAAATTACCAGATTGAATTAATAGCGATCGGTAACGGTACAGCCTCCCGTGAGACAGAAGAATTTGTCTCCCAAGCGCTACAATCTATCGAACATAAACCGATTAAAGTCATGGTAAATGAATCTGGCGCCTCTATATATTCTGCTAGCAAAGTAGCAATAGAAGAGTTTCCCAATTTAGATATTACCGTGCGCGGCGCCATTAGCATCGGTCGCCGACTACAAGACCCCCTGGCGGAATTGGTGAAAATAGATCCAAAATCAATTGGTGTGGGACAATATCAGCATGATGTCGATCAGAAATTGTTGAAAAAAAAGTTAGATGAAACCGTCGAAAGCTGCGTTAATTATGTTGGTGTGGATTTAAACACAGCTTCTAAAGAATTGTTAACCTTTGTTTCAGGAATTACACCCACAATTGCCAACAATATTGTTACCTATCGCAACGAACATGGAGCATTTAGAAATCGCCGCCAACTTTTGAAAGTATCAAAATTAGGCCCAAAAGCCTTTGAGCAAGCAGCAGGATTTCTGCGAATTCGCAACGGTGAAAATCCCTTAGATAACACGTCTGTACATCCAGAAAGATATGGATTAGTAGAAGCGATCGCTGCAGATTTGCATGTATCCTTAAATCAAGTTACTCAAATTGCCGAAAAACTGCAAAAAACCAACCTCAAAAAATACGTTACTGACAGCGTAGGTGAACCCACACTGCGCGATATCCTCAGCGAACTAGAAAAGCCGGGTAGAGATCCGCGCGCCGAATTTAAATACGCCAGCTTTCAAGAAGGTATTACAGAAATTAAAGATTTACAAGTAGGAATGGAATTAGAAGGTATCATCACTAATGTGGCTAACTTCGGTGCTTTTGTTGATATCGGCGTCCATCAAGATGGATTAGTGCATATCTCTCAACTCGCTGATAAATTCGTAGATGATCCTAAAAAAATTGTCAAAGTGGGACAAGTAGTGAAAGTAAAAGTATTAGAAGTAAATGAGAAATTGCGACGGATTAGTTTATCAATGAAATTAGTTAAACAATAA
- a CDS encoding phage holin family protein: MWATTLFTALATALSLLIVDLVVPGVNIANFPAAMIAALVIGLINGSVKPVLSTFSLPLNFLSFGAFSLIVNGLCFWLAAVLVPGFAVRGIVAFLLGPVILSFANTFITKYFAERNLALSSGDIKTSGELPSR; this comes from the coding sequence ATGTGGGCAACAACACTTTTTACTGCGTTAGCTACAGCTTTAAGCTTGCTGATTGTTGATTTAGTCGTTCCCGGTGTTAACATTGCTAACTTCCCTGCAGCTATGATTGCTGCTTTAGTAATTGGACTCATCAACGGTTCAGTGAAACCCGTGCTTTCGACTTTTTCTCTACCACTTAACTTCCTCTCTTTCGGAGCATTTTCACTCATCGTCAACGGCTTATGCTTCTGGTTAGCGGCCGTACTAGTTCCTGGGTTCGCAGTGCGAGGAATTGTCGCTTTTCTTCTTGGTCCCGTGATTTTATCTTTCGCTAATACCTTCATCACTAAATATTTTGCGGAAAGAAATCTGGCTTTGAGCAGCGGAGATATCAAAACCTCAGGCGAATTACCTTCCAGATAA
- a CDS encoding glycosyltransferase family 4 protein codes for MRLNKWINQKLLESISNRLETREQHAIKTQQSIKLSVITQFFPPDYAATGQLIDELVKNLSQQGIDIEVFTSQPGYAFQSSLAPAVEHLDRVRIQRSRTAQLWRGRIRGKTINGVLYTLRAALYMLRAWRRSNVLLITTAPPFLPVIGYLIHLLFRLPYVCILYDLYPDIAIALGVISKSNWMTQCWQKLNQQIWLNAKGIVVLSPAMKQQVATKYPQIADKISVIQSWADPEWIMPIAKEENWFAWKHNLVKKFTVLYSGNMGRCHDMSTILAAAKQLQDEPIQFVCIGGGAKRDELITKVKALGLNNFLFLPYQDKQVLPYSLTACDLSLVSVDASSESLVVPSKMYSALASGRPIAVICSPNSYLRQLILEANCGGTFDNGDSQSLAQFIRLLCSDRQLAERMGKAGRQYLRSHFTPKIISQQYFDVLQQAILPDEVITMSQSHTQ; via the coding sequence ATGAGACTTAACAAATGGATTAATCAAAAATTGCTTGAATCCATTTCAAATCGGTTAGAAACAAGGGAACAACATGCTATAAAAACTCAGCAATCTATTAAGTTGTCTGTAATCACTCAATTTTTTCCTCCAGACTATGCGGCCACGGGACAGTTAATAGATGAACTCGTGAAAAACTTAAGCCAACAAGGAATAGATATTGAGGTCTTCACAAGTCAACCAGGATATGCATTTCAATCTTCCCTAGCACCAGCAGTAGAACATTTAGACAGAGTCAGAATTCAAAGATCACGCACTGCTCAACTTTGGCGAGGAAGAATTCGTGGTAAAACTATCAATGGAGTCTTATATACTCTGCGTGCGGCGCTATATATGCTCAGGGCTTGGCGTCGTAGCAATGTATTATTAATAACTACTGCTCCTCCATTTTTGCCAGTAATCGGATATCTTATCCATCTATTGTTCCGACTTCCCTATGTCTGCATACTTTATGATCTCTATCCGGATATAGCGATCGCTCTTGGGGTAATCTCCAAAAGCAACTGGATGACACAATGTTGGCAAAAACTTAATCAACAAATTTGGCTAAATGCTAAGGGAATTGTCGTCCTTAGTCCAGCGATGAAACAGCAAGTAGCAACAAAATATCCGCAAATTGCAGATAAAATTTCTGTGATTCAAAGTTGGGCAGATCCTGAATGGATTATGCCTATTGCTAAAGAAGAAAATTGGTTTGCTTGGAAACATAATCTGGTCAAAAAATTCACTGTTCTCTACTCAGGTAATATGGGGCGTTGCCATGATATGTCAACTATATTAGCCGCCGCCAAGCAACTACAAGATGAACCAATTCAATTTGTATGTATTGGTGGTGGAGCCAAGCGTGATGAGTTAATCACTAAAGTCAAGGCATTAGGATTAAATAACTTCTTATTTTTGCCATACCAAGATAAGCAAGTGTTACCTTATTCCCTGACAGCTTGTGATTTGTCACTTGTAAGTGTAGATGCATCTAGTGAAAGTTTAGTTGTGCCTAGCAAAATGTATTCAGCTTTAGCATCTGGACGACCAATAGCGGTAATTTGTTCGCCAAACTCCTACTTAAGACAGCTAATTTTAGAAGCGAATTGTGGTGGTACATTTGATAATGGCGATAGTCAGAGTTTAGCACAATTTATTCGTCTATTATGTAGCGATCGCCAATTAGCAGAACGTATGGGTAAAGCGGGGCGTCAATATTTGCGATCGCATTTTACACCAAAAATTATTTCTCAACAATACTTTGATGTTTTGCAGCAAGCAATATTACCCGATGAGGTGATAACTATGTCCCAAAGTCATACGCAGTAA
- a CDS encoding ABC transporter ATP-binding protein gives MSDTVIRVENLGKKYIINHQSERQGTYKSLRESISNQAKSLSKNFFKSFGKEISHPDREDFWALNNVSFEIKQGERVGIIGRNGAGKSTLLKILSQITEPTTGCINIQGRIASLLEVGTGFHPELTGRENIYLNGAILGMSKAEIKHKFDEIVAFAEVEKFLDTPVKRYSSGMYVRLAFAVAAHLEPEILVVDEVLAVGDAQFQKKCLGKMEDISKHDKRTIIFVSHNMDAIQTVCTQGILLENGRVKQQSDIYSIMHSYNHLNIDSSINCVKNLLISKNLLLKSFSYSFYHNELEFSLKISSQQEPCHILSAVILLYTLTGTRLTLIDIGNKEGAKISLNANQTIDFQGRIKDLCLIAGHYKLGFAIQTSHGWIDKYQILDLLIEEELSTDENTTIFKYSSDVKGVIKLKYNCEYSII, from the coding sequence GTGTCTGATACAGTTATTCGCGTAGAAAATTTAGGAAAAAAGTACATTATTAATCATCAATCAGAGAGACAAGGCACTTATAAATCCTTACGAGAATCTATCAGTAATCAGGCAAAATCTTTAAGTAAAAACTTTTTTAAATCTTTTGGTAAGGAAATATCTCATCCAGACCGTGAGGATTTTTGGGCTTTGAACAATGTCTCATTTGAGATTAAACAAGGCGAAAGAGTTGGCATTATCGGGCGCAACGGAGCGGGTAAATCAACTTTATTAAAGATTTTAAGCCAAATTACAGAACCCACAACCGGATGCATCAATATTCAAGGTAGAATCGCCAGTTTACTAGAAGTGGGAACGGGGTTTCACCCGGAGTTAACCGGACGAGAAAATATTTATCTCAATGGTGCAATTCTAGGGATGAGTAAGGCAGAAATTAAACATAAATTTGATGAGATTGTGGCGTTTGCAGAGGTGGAAAAATTTTTAGATACACCTGTTAAGCGTTATTCTTCCGGTATGTACGTCCGGTTAGCATTTGCAGTCGCAGCGCATTTGGAACCAGAAATTTTGGTGGTGGATGAAGTGTTAGCAGTTGGCGATGCTCAGTTCCAAAAAAAGTGCTTAGGTAAGATGGAAGATATCAGCAAACATGACAAACGAACGATTATTTTTGTTAGTCATAATATGGATGCTATTCAAACTGTATGCACACAAGGAATTTTATTAGAAAATGGTAGAGTTAAGCAACAGAGTGATATATATTCTATTATGCATTCATATAATCACTTAAATATAGATTCCAGTATTAATTGTGTAAAAAATCTGCTGATATCAAAGAATTTGCTACTAAAATCATTTAGCTATAGTTTTTATCATAACGAATTGGAATTTTCCCTCAAAATTAGTTCTCAACAAGAACCATGTCATATTTTATCAGCAGTAATTTTACTATACACACTCACAGGGACGAGGTTAACATTAATTGATATAGGCAACAAAGAAGGTGCAAAAATTTCATTAAATGCCAACCAAACTATAGATTTTCAGGGTAGAATTAAAGACCTATGCCTTATAGCTGGGCATTATAAATTAGGTTTCGCAATTCAAACATCACATGGATGGATTGATAAATACCAAATACTGGATCTCTTGATAGAAGAAGAATTATCAACAGATGAAAATACAACAATATTTAAATATTCTTCTGACGTCAAGGGAGTTATAAAATTAAAATATAATTGTGAATATTCAATAATTTAA
- a CDS encoding ABC transporter permease, protein MTNQKIIPKHELIIAAGRTDHQYWYDMWRYRELLYFLAWRDILVRYKQTLIGIAWALIRPFLTMVVFTIVFGQLAKLPADGVPYPILVFAAMLPWQFFANALSECSSSLISNANLISKVYFPRLIVPISAVIVSFVDFMISGMILLGLMAWYNYIPSWRILTLPLFIAIAFAASMGVGLWLAALNVEYRDFRYVVPFIMQFGLYISPVGFSSSIVPENLRLLYSINPMVGVIDGFRWAILGGESKLYWPGFMLSLGLVFLLLVSGIWYFRKTERTFADII, encoded by the coding sequence ATGACTAATCAAAAAATTATTCCCAAACACGAATTAATAATTGCAGCAGGACGCACAGATCATCAATATTGGTATGACATGTGGCGCTATCGTGAACTACTCTACTTTTTAGCTTGGCGCGATATTTTAGTCCGTTACAAGCAAACATTAATTGGTATAGCTTGGGCATTAATTCGACCATTTCTCACCATGGTAGTCTTTACCATTGTATTTGGACAGTTAGCAAAATTACCTGCAGACGGAGTACCTTATCCAATTTTAGTATTTGCAGCTATGCTACCTTGGCAGTTTTTTGCTAATGCTTTAAGTGAATGTAGTAGCAGTTTAATCAGCAATGCTAACTTAATTTCTAAAGTTTATTTTCCCCGTTTAATTGTGCCTATTAGTGCAGTAATTGTTAGTTTTGTAGATTTCATGATTTCTGGCATGATTCTCTTAGGATTAATGGCTTGGTATAACTATATTCCTAGTTGGCGGATACTTACATTGCCATTATTCATTGCTATAGCTTTTGCTGCATCGATGGGAGTGGGACTATGGCTAGCAGCATTAAATGTAGAATACCGAGATTTTCGTTATGTAGTCCCATTTATTATGCAGTTCGGTTTGTACATTTCTCCTGTAGGCTTTAGTAGCAGTATTGTTCCCGAAAACTTACGTTTGCTATATTCAATCAACCCCATGGTGGGTGTAATTGACGGCTTTCGGTGGGCAATTTTAGGTGGAGAATCAAAGCTTTACTGGCCAGGATTTATGCTTTCTCTGGGATTAGTATTCCTATTACTAGTAAGTGGGATTTGGTATTTTCGCAAAACAGAGCGAACATTTGCTGACATAATTTAG
- a CDS encoding 2Fe-2S iron-sulfur cluster-binding protein, which translates to MTVHHIRLINPAIKLDRTIPIPEDQYILDIAEEVGIRLPSGCKQGECSACVAKLISGEVDQSEQKFLRPQEIQAGYVVTCVTYPLSDCTLETHQEQVLYKSSLYYQH; encoded by the coding sequence ATGACAGTTCATCACATTCGATTAATTAATCCCGCAATTAAATTAGACCGGACTATTCCCATACCAGAAGATCAATATATTCTCGACATTGCCGAAGAAGTTGGTATTCGTTTACCATCAGGGTGTAAACAAGGCGAATGTTCTGCTTGTGTAGCGAAACTCATCAGCGGTGAAGTTGACCAAAGTGAGCAAAAATTTCTTCGTCCCCAGGAAATCCAAGCTGGTTATGTGGTCACTTGTGTAACTTATCCTTTATCTGACTGCACTTTAGAAACTCATCAAGAACAAGTTTTATATAAATCTTCGCTTTATTATCAACATTAA
- a CDS encoding glycosyltransferase family 2 protein encodes MDSSIAVLITYYNEKELLTECLNSILKQSDIPEEILIYDDASPAPAENYIPHGYAIQVIRGKTNRGPAFGRNQLLKLSQSEYVHFQDTDDLFQPTWCQQVRSVIEASKRDIILTEISSYREGKLVSEKVMGIENLLNIGDLVQFGFTGSILVPSSTFRRELALKIGGYLTREILPQSEDFDFHIRLAATGATYMVIPEALIIQRLRLNSHSQNQKLCLTSTIKSIRLLSQQLPSKYLPDMAEASAKIGSQLFTINAYEEAREAFELACYFGRPKFLHRHRLYRLISKIINQETAEYYGVWYRRIVPNFLRDFIGKQIF; translated from the coding sequence ATGGACTCTTCTATTGCAGTTTTAATTACGTATTATAACGAAAAAGAATTACTAACAGAATGCCTAAATTCAATTCTAAAACAGTCTGATATTCCTGAAGAAATTCTCATTTATGATGATGCATCTCCTGCACCCGCAGAAAACTATATTCCTCACGGCTACGCTATTCAGGTAATTAGAGGAAAAACCAATCGAGGGCCAGCGTTTGGACGCAATCAGCTACTGAAATTAAGTCAGAGTGAATATGTTCATTTTCAGGATACAGATGATTTATTTCAACCTACTTGGTGTCAGCAAGTACGCTCTGTTATTGAAGCTAGTAAGCGAGATATAATTCTAACTGAAATCTCTTCATATAGGGAAGGAAAGCTAGTATCTGAAAAAGTGATGGGTATCGAAAATTTATTAAATATTGGCGACTTAGTGCAATTTGGCTTTACAGGTTCTATTTTGGTACCATCATCAACTTTTCGCAGAGAGCTAGCTTTAAAAATTGGAGGATATCTAACTAGAGAAATTCTCCCTCAATCGGAAGATTTTGATTTTCATATCCGTCTGGCTGCTACAGGTGCAACTTATATGGTGATACCAGAAGCATTAATTATTCAGCGTCTGCGTCTCAATAGTCACAGCCAAAACCAGAAGCTATGCTTGACTTCAACAATTAAATCAATTCGCTTGTTATCGCAACAACTACCTTCAAAATATCTCCCAGATATGGCAGAAGCCAGTGCTAAAATAGGTTCTCAACTTTTCACTATTAATGCTTATGAAGAAGCGCGGGAAGCTTTTGAACTAGCTTGTTATTTCGGCAGACCAAAATTTTTACATCGTCATCGACTCTATCGGTTAATTTCCAAAATAATAAATCAAGAAACTGCCGAGTATTATGGAGTTTGGTATAGGCGAATCGTACCAAATTTTTTACGAGATTTTATAGGTAAACAAATTTTTTAA